One window of the Dehalococcoidia bacterium genome contains the following:
- a CDS encoding CbbQ/NirQ/NorQ/GpvN family protein, whose product MTLRRAREVAVEEHLIREEPFYLPQGDEVEIFTAAYEQRLPVLLKGPTGCGKTRFVEYMAYRLQSHRIGVNGEAGVPLITVACHEDLTASDLVGRYLLEGEETRWIDGPLTKAVKTGAICYLDEVVEARKDTTVLIHPLTDHRRILPIEKRGQVIEAADGFLLVISYNPGYQSALKDLKQSTRQRFVAIEFDYPPRELEALIIQHEAGVSPQVAYDLAKLGEKVRNLREHGLEEGVSTRLLIYAGRLIAKGISPRRACQVGITWAITDDEHVQRSLEEVVSSIFE is encoded by the coding sequence ATGACCCTCCGTCGAGCCCGTGAAGTCGCGGTTGAGGAGCATCTGATCCGCGAAGAGCCGTTCTACCTTCCCCAAGGCGACGAGGTCGAGATCTTCACCGCTGCTTACGAGCAGCGCCTCCCCGTGCTGCTGAAGGGTCCTACGGGCTGCGGGAAGACCCGTTTCGTCGAGTACATGGCCTATCGGCTGCAATCCCATCGCATCGGCGTCAACGGCGAGGCCGGGGTGCCGCTGATTACCGTGGCGTGTCACGAGGACCTGACCGCCTCCGACCTCGTTGGGCGCTACCTGCTGGAGGGCGAAGAGACGCGCTGGATCGACGGCCCGCTCACGAAGGCGGTGAAGACGGGCGCGATCTGCTATCTGGATGAGGTGGTGGAGGCGCGCAAAGACACGACGGTGCTGATCCATCCCCTCACCGACCACCGCCGGATCTTGCCGATCGAGAAGCGCGGGCAGGTGATTGAAGCGGCCGACGGCTTTCTCCTCGTCATCTCCTATAACCCCGGCTATCAGAGCGCGCTCAAAGATCTGAAGCAGAGCACCCGCCAGCGATTCGTCGCCATCGAGTTTGACTACCCGCCCCGCGAACTCGAAGCACTGATCATCCAGCATGAAGCAGGCGTCTCTCCGCAGGTCGCATACGACTTGGCGAAACTCGGAGAAAAGGTGCGCAACCTCCGAGAGCATGGTCTGGAGGAAGGGGTCAGCACGCGGCTTTTGATCTATGCTGGCCGGCTGATTGCGAAGGGCATCTCGCCGCGGCGCGCCTGCCAAGTGGGGATCACTTGGGCGATCACCGACGATGAGCATGTCCAGCGCAGCCTCGAGGAAGTCGTCTCGAGCATTTTTGAGTGA